Proteins encoded by one window of Bacteroidia bacterium:
- a CDS encoding DNA recombination protein RmuC: MEIFFIAAGGAVAGAGVMYILLMKNILLLRQENSVLAERVSNSSEKARELSDRLDQIVHQNSDLNSQNMRLLTEQDHLNEQLASKTREMIQIQEKLQKDFENLSGKILERNSEKFSNQNRQLLTDLLNPLKEKMEKYEARILRNQQQNHELGAAMREQLLSFKDIGLQMSQEATNLARALKGNNKQQGNWGEIILERVLEASGLQREREYILQASRMDLKDDSGKRQQPDVIIMLPENKHLVIDAKVPLVAYEAFCNEEDETERLICLQQHLESVRSHIRNLSGKRYHLSEKLITPEFVLLFIPVEPSFMLALQHDPNLFNLGWEKRIVLVSPTTLLATLRTVASIWKYEKQNTNAVEIARIGGLLYDQFVGFTEEMEKVGRSIDSSQKAFDGAMHKLRDSRQSLVSRANRLHKLGVKAAKDLKPGNADPENEI, translated from the coding sequence ATGGAAATATTTTTCATAGCAGCAGGTGGTGCGGTAGCGGGCGCAGGTGTTATGTACATCCTCCTTATGAAAAACATTTTATTATTGCGGCAAGAGAACAGCGTTTTAGCTGAACGAGTAAGCAATAGTAGTGAAAAGGCCAGGGAGTTATCAGATCGGTTGGATCAGATAGTGCATCAAAATAGTGACCTGAATTCGCAAAATATGCGGCTTTTGACTGAGCAAGACCATTTGAACGAGCAGCTTGCTTCGAAAACCCGGGAGATGATTCAAATTCAGGAGAAGCTGCAAAAGGATTTTGAGAACCTTAGCGGAAAAATCCTGGAACGCAACAGCGAAAAATTCAGTAACCAAAACCGGCAGTTGCTGACTGATCTGTTGAATCCATTGAAGGAGAAAATGGAAAAATACGAAGCGCGCATCCTGCGGAACCAGCAACAAAACCATGAACTTGGCGCGGCTATGCGTGAGCAATTGCTAAGCTTCAAAGATATTGGATTACAAATGAGCCAGGAAGCTACCAACCTGGCCAGGGCGCTGAAGGGAAATAATAAGCAACAAGGCAACTGGGGCGAGATCATACTTGAGCGGGTTTTGGAGGCTTCAGGTCTGCAAAGGGAGCGGGAGTATATTTTGCAAGCCAGCCGTATGGATCTGAAAGATGATTCCGGCAAACGGCAACAGCCAGATGTGATCATTATGCTTCCTGAGAATAAGCACCTGGTGATAGACGCTAAAGTGCCATTGGTGGCTTATGAAGCTTTTTGCAATGAGGAAGATGAAACGGAAAGGCTAATTTGTCTGCAACAACATCTGGAATCGGTGCGCAGCCACATTCGCAATCTCTCCGGGAAACGCTACCACCTTAGCGAAAAACTCATCACTCCTGAGTTTGTGCTGCTGTTCATTCCCGTTGAACCATCCTTTATGTTGGCCTTGCAGCATGACCCTAATTTGTTTAACCTGGGCTGGGAGAAACGTATTGTCCTGGTAAGCCCTACCACTTTACTGGCAACACTCAGAACGGTAGCGTCCATCTGGAAATATGAGAAGCAAAATACCAATGCGGTAGAGATCGCACGAATAGGCGGGCTGCTTTATGATCAGTTTGTAGGATTTACAGAAGAAATGGAAAAAGTAGGACGAAGTATAGACAGCAGCCAAAAAGCCTTCGATGGTGCCATGCATAAGCTGCGCGACAGCAGGCAAAGTCTCGTAAGCCGCGCAAACCGCTTGCATAAACTGGGTGTAAAAGCGGCCAAAGATCTAAAGCCCGGCAATGCCGACCCTGAGAATGAAATTTAA